Proteins encoded by one window of Deltaproteobacteria bacterium:
- the msbA gene encoding lipid A export permease/ATP-binding protein MsbA, translating to MLGYVRPYVSRLLLAMLLMVGVSALSGSTAFLVKPILDDIFIRKDATRLTYIPLLVLAIYLSRGFLEFAQAYLMSGAGQRVVRDIRDHLYRHMQSLSLSFYLKNSTGVLMSRVLNDVALMQSAITDAATGLIKDIFTAAFLVFVIFYRDWRLALVALVAFPLAFWPIARFGRRLRRTSTQAQEITGGLTSHLQETISGAKLVKSFGAEGYEVERFATRNQELFRLSMKVVKVQAMTSPLSETFAGVGAAAVIYYGGYSVVSGHSTPGNFFSFMTALFMLYEPVKRLSRINNVVQQGIAAGTRVFEVIDTLPEVREKEDAVELPPIRDGIEFSHVDFRYAEEGDPVLTDVDFRVPAGTMVAIVGSSGAGKTTLVDLIPRFYDPKAGSIRVDGVDIRDATVSSLRAQIAVVSQHTILFNDTVRNNIAYGIPDAPMERVAEAARRANAHAFVERMPEGYETVVGEQGLRLSGGERQRLAIARALLKDAPILILDEATSALDSESERVVQDALDTLMRGRTTFVIAHRLSTVRNADVILVIEGGRIVERGRHDELLATESRYRAFYHKQFEERRNDPATASGKG from the coding sequence ATGCTGGGGTACGTTCGTCCGTACGTCTCCCGGCTGCTGCTCGCGATGCTGCTGATGGTCGGCGTGTCGGCCCTGAGCGGATCCACGGCGTTCCTCGTCAAGCCGATCCTCGACGACATCTTCATCCGCAAGGACGCGACGCGGCTCACCTACATCCCGCTGCTGGTGCTGGCGATCTACCTCTCCCGCGGGTTCCTCGAATTCGCCCAGGCGTACCTGATGAGCGGGGCGGGGCAGCGGGTGGTTCGCGACATCCGGGACCACCTGTACCGGCACATGCAGTCGCTGTCGCTGTCGTTCTACCTGAAGAACTCCACCGGCGTGCTCATGTCGCGGGTCCTGAACGACGTCGCCCTCATGCAGAGCGCGATCACCGACGCCGCCACCGGACTCATCAAGGACATCTTCACGGCCGCTTTCCTCGTCTTCGTCATCTTCTACCGCGACTGGCGGCTGGCGCTGGTCGCGCTGGTGGCGTTCCCGCTCGCGTTCTGGCCCATCGCCCGCTTCGGCCGCAGGCTGCGCAGGACCAGCACGCAGGCGCAGGAGATCACCGGGGGGCTTACGTCCCACCTGCAGGAAACGATCAGCGGCGCGAAGCTCGTGAAGTCGTTCGGCGCCGAGGGGTACGAGGTCGAGCGGTTCGCCACCCGCAACCAGGAGCTGTTCCGCCTCAGCATGAAGGTGGTGAAGGTGCAGGCGATGACCTCGCCGCTCTCCGAGACGTTCGCCGGCGTCGGGGCGGCGGCGGTGATCTATTACGGCGGGTACAGCGTCGTCTCGGGCCACAGCACGCCGGGCAACTTCTTCTCCTTCATGACCGCGCTCTTCATGCTGTACGAGCCGGTCAAGCGTCTTTCGCGCATCAACAACGTCGTGCAGCAGGGGATCGCCGCGGGAACCCGCGTGTTCGAGGTGATCGACACGCTTCCGGAAGTCCGCGAGAAGGAGGACGCGGTCGAGCTGCCGCCGATCCGGGACGGGATCGAATTCTCGCACGTGGACTTCCGGTACGCGGAGGAGGGCGATCCGGTCCTCACGGACGTCGATTTCCGCGTCCCCGCGGGGACGATGGTCGCCATCGTCGGTTCGAGCGGCGCCGGGAAGACGACCCTGGTCGACCTCATTCCCCGATTCTACGATCCGAAGGCCGGTTCCATCCGGGTCGACGGGGTCGACATCCGGGACGCGACCGTTTCGTCCCTGCGCGCCCAGATCGCGGTCGTCAGCCAGCACACGATCCTGTTCAACGACACCGTGCGGAACAACATCGCCTACGGGATCCCCGACGCCCCGATGGAAAGGGTGGCGGAGGCGGCGCGCCGCGCGAACGCCCACGCGTTCGTCGAGCGGATGCCGGAGGGATACGAGACCGTGGTCGGAGAGCAGGGACTTCGCCTTTCCGGCGGCGAGCGGCAGCGCCTGGCGATCGCCCGCGCCCTCCTGAAGGACGCTCCGATCCTCATCCTCGACGAGGCGACCTCCGCGCTCGACTCGGAGTCCGAACGCGTGGTCCAGGACGCCCTCGACACGCTGATGCGCGGGCGCACCACGTTCGTCATCGCCCACCGCCTCTCCACCGTGCGCAACGCCGACGTGATCCTGGTGATCGAGGGGGGGAGGATCGTGGAGCGGGGGAGGCACGACGAACTGCTCGCGACGGAGTCGCGGTACCGCGCCTTCTACCACAAGCAGTTCGAGGAGAGAAGGAACGATCCGGCCACCGCGTCCGGGAAAGGGTGA
- the fabZ gene encoding 3-hydroxyacyl-ACP dehydratase FabZ translates to MLSVQEIMELLPHRYPFLLVDRIVEEEPGKRIVGIKNVTINEAFFQGHFPGHPIMPGVLVIEAIAQAGGILALRALGGKKRIAYFAGIDGCKFRRPVVPGDQLRLEVTVLAHRGPVWKMHGEATVDGVLAAKGDVTATIPDGVEVQEPGASI, encoded by the coding sequence GTGCTATCCGTCCAGGAGATCATGGAGCTGTTGCCGCACCGGTACCCGTTTCTCCTCGTGGACCGCATCGTCGAGGAGGAGCCCGGAAAACGGATCGTCGGGATCAAGAACGTGACGATCAACGAGGCGTTCTTCCAGGGACACTTCCCGGGGCACCCGATCATGCCCGGCGTCCTGGTGATCGAGGCGATCGCGCAGGCCGGCGGGATCCTCGCCCTCCGCGCGCTCGGGGGGAAGAAGCGGATCGCCTACTTCGCGGGGATCGACGGCTGCAAGTTCCGCCGTCCCGTGGTCCCCGGCGACCAGCTCCGGCTGGAAGTCACCGTCCTCGCCCACCGGGGCCCCGTGTGGAAGATGCACGGGGAAGCGACGGTCGACGGCGTCCTCGCGGCGAAGGGGGACGTGACCGCCACCATCCCCGACGGGGTGGAGGTGCAGGAGCCGGGAGCGTCGATATGA
- a CDS encoding OmpH family outer membrane protein: MRKTAIPVVLALAVLFAGTTFAEGLRVAVIDVNRILNESEAGLAAKKKMEARYEELKKNLEARQDEARKLKDELDKQKVMLGKEKLKEKEDALQAKVNELRQLTQEGEREMQARQGELTRDVLKRIEVQVDAVVKADKLDLVLERSSGVVHFNDSMDITAKVLELVNRSDKAAGAKKEGGGAKK; encoded by the coding sequence ATGCGGAAAACGGCGATTCCGGTGGTGCTGGCGCTGGCGGTGCTGTTCGCGGGAACGACCTTCGCGGAGGGGCTTCGCGTGGCGGTCATCGACGTGAACAGGATCCTGAACGAGTCGGAGGCCGGCCTTGCGGCGAAGAAGAAGATGGAGGCGCGCTACGAGGAGCTGAAGAAGAATCTCGAGGCCCGGCAGGACGAGGCGCGCAAGCTGAAGGACGAGCTCGACAAGCAGAAGGTGATGCTGGGGAAGGAGAAGCTGAAGGAGAAGGAGGACGCGCTCCAGGCCAAGGTGAACGAGCTTCGGCAGCTGACCCAGGAAGGGGAGCGGGAGATGCAGGCGCGCCAGGGGGAGCTGACCCGGGACGTGCTGAAGCGGATCGAGGTGCAGGTCGACGCCGTGGTGAAGGCCGACAAGCTGGACCTCGTGCTGGAGCGGTCCAGCGGGGTGGTCCACTTCAACGATTCGATGGACATCACCGCCAAGGTCCTTGAGCTGGTGAACCGGAGCGACAAGGCGGCGGGGGCGAAAAAGGAGGGGGGCGGTGCCAAAAAGTAG
- a CDS encoding lysophospholipid acyltransferase family protein: protein MKEKLARLLLRILESVPLPLLAVFCETVMLAVWRADRKHRRIGRINLRIAFPEMGDAEAARIIRTCYVRMGTAAAEFIHIPRMDDAYVREHFRIEGAGHVRESMEERKQPAMVMTGHFGNWELLSHVYGLNIAPVAFIVRPLKSAILDRIVTERREWGGNIVIRKEESAKSVVKILRRNILVGILIDQNVDRHKGVLVDFFTRKAYTTDGIARLALSMRAAVHTGFIFRDPERKFHHVLRFGPPVAIDYDAPRDDEVLRVTRRCNEELEKAIREAPDQWLWFHRRWKTRPPGEPDIYGEAR from the coding sequence GTGAAGGAGAAGCTGGCCCGCCTCCTGCTGCGGATCCTCGAGTCGGTGCCGCTCCCGCTGCTGGCGGTTTTCTGCGAGACGGTGATGCTCGCGGTCTGGCGGGCGGACCGGAAGCACCGGAGGATCGGACGGATCAACCTGCGGATCGCGTTTCCGGAGATGGGGGACGCGGAGGCCGCGCGGATCATCCGGACCTGCTACGTCCGGATGGGCACCGCCGCCGCGGAGTTCATCCACATCCCGAGGATGGACGACGCTTACGTGCGGGAGCATTTCCGGATCGAGGGGGCAGGGCACGTCCGGGAATCGATGGAGGAGCGGAAGCAGCCCGCAATGGTCATGACCGGACACTTCGGGAACTGGGAGCTGCTCTCCCACGTCTACGGCCTGAACATCGCCCCCGTCGCGTTCATCGTCCGGCCGCTGAAAAGCGCGATCCTGGACCGGATCGTGACGGAGCGGAGGGAGTGGGGCGGCAACATCGTCATCCGCAAGGAGGAATCCGCGAAGTCCGTGGTGAAGATCCTGCGCAGGAACATCCTGGTGGGGATCCTGATCGACCAGAACGTGGACCGTCACAAGGGGGTCCTCGTGGATTTCTTCACGCGCAAGGCGTACACCACGGACGGAATCGCGCGGCTGGCGCTGTCCATGCGCGCGGCCGTCCACACCGGATTCATCTTCCGGGATCCGGAGAGGAAATTCCACCACGTGCTCCGGTTCGGCCCACCGGTCGCGATCGACTACGACGCTCCGAGGGACGACGAGGTGCTCCGCGTGACGCGGCGGTGCAACGAGGAGCTGGAGAAGGCGATCCGGGAGGCCCCGGACCAGTGGCTCTGGTTCCATCGCCGCTGGAAGACGCGCCCCCCCGGGGAGCCGGACATCTACGGGGAGGCGCGTTGA
- the lpxK gene encoding tetraacyldisaccharide 4'-kinase: MIFGAAARVRRRLYSSGFLRGERLPRPVVSVGNLSLGGAGKTPHVIHLARWLTERGRRVAILSRGYGRATRGVRWVSDGEGRIGGSAECGDEPVLMARRLPGIPVAVGESRAAAGREILARRPVDVFLLDDGFQHLPLQRDFDLLLVDCPRGIRGHGTAPFGPLREPPSHARFADGLVVTKCPDAAAGEAVARSVPVRAGCPSATSRFTPGEIVGAAGREIPDFPPGAELFGFSGLARNGQFRETLAAAGFRVRGFIGFPDHHAYGHRDLARIARESAGLPVLTTEKDAVRLPADVPFPVGALRVEVEYLSGWEGLSCAILDRVEGGGA, from the coding sequence GTGATCTTCGGCGCGGCGGCGCGCGTGCGAAGGAGGCTGTATTCCAGCGGATTCCTGCGTGGGGAGCGTCTTCCCCGCCCCGTGGTGAGCGTCGGGAACCTCTCCCTGGGAGGCGCGGGGAAGACCCCGCACGTGATCCACCTCGCGAGGTGGCTCACGGAAAGGGGACGCCGCGTCGCGATCCTTTCGCGGGGATACGGTAGGGCGACGCGGGGCGTTCGCTGGGTGTCGGACGGAGAGGGAAGGATCGGCGGATCGGCCGAATGCGGCGACGAACCGGTGCTGATGGCGCGGAGGCTCCCGGGGATCCCCGTCGCGGTCGGCGAATCGCGCGCGGCGGCCGGACGGGAGATCCTCGCCCGGCGGCCCGTGGATGTATTTCTCCTCGACGACGGGTTCCAGCACCTGCCGCTCCAAAGGGATTTCGACCTGCTGCTCGTCGATTGCCCGCGGGGGATTCGAGGCCATGGGACGGCGCCGTTCGGGCCGCTCCGGGAACCCCCGAGCCACGCGCGGTTCGCGGACGGGCTCGTCGTGACGAAGTGCCCGGACGCCGCGGCGGGAGAGGCGGTCGCCCGATCGGTGCCGGTTCGGGCCGGCTGCCCGTCGGCGACGTCGCGGTTCACGCCGGGGGAGATCGTCGGAGCGGCCGGCCGGGAGATTCCGGATTTTCCGCCGGGCGCCGAACTGTTCGGGTTCTCCGGCCTGGCGCGCAACGGGCAGTTCCGCGAAACCCTTGCGGCCGCCGGATTCCGGGTCCGCGGGTTCATCGGATTTCCCGATCATCACGCCTACGGGCACCGGGACCTTGCGCGGATCGCCCGGGAGTCCGCCGGGCTCCCGGTCCTCACCACGGAGAAGGACGCGGTCCGCCTCCCCGCGGACGTCCCGTTCCCGGTCGGCGCCCTGCGGGTGGAGGTCGAGTACCTTTCCGGATGGGAAGGGCTTTCGTGCGCGATCCTCGATCGGGTCGAAGGGGGCGGAGCGTGA
- the lpxA gene encoding acyl-ACP--UDP-N-acetylglucosamine O-acyltransferase, whose protein sequence is MIHPTAIIDPGAELGVDVTVGPYAVIGPRVTIGDGSSVGSHAVIESHVRMGKGNRIHSFASVGAIPQDLKYKGEETWVEMGDGNIVREFATVNRGTAGGGGVTRIGSNTLVMAYCHLAHDCIVGSRVIMANAATLAGHVTVEDGAIVGGLTAVHQFVRIGKHCIIGGLSGVAQDVPPYVTAVVSRPQRGFALYGLNLIGLRRNRFSAETIAALKAAFKLIFRAEVPMKEALERAEAELPPLPEVKYLIEFVRSSKRGVLR, encoded by the coding sequence ATGATCCATCCGACCGCCATCATCGACCCGGGAGCGGAGCTCGGGGTGGACGTGACGGTGGGGCCGTACGCCGTCATCGGCCCCCGGGTGACCATCGGGGACGGCAGCAGCGTCGGTTCCCACGCGGTCATCGAATCCCACGTCCGGATGGGGAAGGGGAACCGGATCCACTCCTTCGCCTCCGTGGGCGCGATCCCGCAGGACCTGAAGTACAAGGGCGAGGAGACGTGGGTGGAGATGGGCGACGGGAACATCGTCCGGGAATTCGCCACGGTCAACCGCGGGACGGCCGGAGGCGGGGGGGTGACCCGCATCGGGAGCAACACGCTGGTGATGGCGTACTGCCACCTCGCGCACGACTGCATCGTGGGGAGCCGGGTGATCATGGCCAACGCCGCCACCCTGGCGGGCCACGTCACGGTGGAGGACGGAGCGATCGTCGGCGGATTGACCGCCGTCCACCAGTTCGTCCGGATCGGGAAGCACTGCATCATCGGGGGCCTCTCCGGGGTGGCGCAGGACGTCCCGCCGTACGTCACGGCGGTGGTGTCGAGACCCCAGCGCGGGTTCGCCCTGTACGGACTGAACCTGATCGGCCTCCGGCGGAACCGGTTCTCCGCGGAGACGATCGCGGCGCTGAAGGCCGCGTTCAAGCTGATCTTCCGCGCGGAAGTGCCGATGAAGGAGGCGCTCGAACGCGCGGAGGCGGAGCTGCCGCCGCTGCCGGAGGTGAAGTACCTGATCGAATTCGTCCGGTCCAGCAAGCGGGGGGTGCTGCGGTAG
- a CDS encoding 3-deoxy-D-manno-octulosonic acid transferase, with product MARPFLPGCPGHVLYNAAVAVVLTAGVPLWLPWLLVSRKRRVNFPERLGIRGVPDARPRDARPAVWVHAVSVGETLASVPLLRELRRVVPDARIALSNVTVTGRDTAEKALSDVVDQRFYFPFDLPGLCGKFLDRLRPDAVVIVETEIWPNFLAECARRGVPVVIVNGRLSERSFRGYLRLRRFFAPVLRTVRTISAQSREDADRFIALGALEGAVEVGGNLKFDVSPPRGAASTLSVLLQSERRSGTRWIVAGSTHEGEEAAVLRSYLSAREANPSLKLLLAPRHPERFEPVFALARQAGVRVARRTEIAEGDTALDAEVLLLDTVGELSSAYAAAGLAFVGGSLVPKGGHNVLEPAWHGIPTVVGPHMENFREIAAAFLAAGALVQVPDEDGFAAVVVRFASNPSSFEGVGRRGRELLESFRGATEKNAAAVLSAIGRGGRT from the coding sequence TTGGCCCGCCCGTTTCTCCCCGGGTGCCCCGGGCACGTCCTCTACAACGCCGCCGTCGCGGTGGTCCTGACGGCGGGGGTCCCCCTGTGGCTCCCGTGGCTTCTCGTCTCGCGGAAACGACGCGTCAACTTCCCGGAACGGCTGGGGATTCGCGGCGTGCCGGACGCCCGTCCGCGGGATGCCCGCCCCGCGGTCTGGGTGCACGCCGTCTCGGTGGGGGAGACGCTCGCGTCGGTTCCCCTGCTGCGGGAACTGCGGAGGGTCGTCCCCGATGCGCGGATCGCGCTCTCGAACGTGACGGTCACCGGGCGGGATACGGCGGAGAAGGCGCTTTCGGACGTCGTCGACCAGAGGTTCTACTTCCCGTTCGACCTGCCCGGCCTCTGCGGAAAGTTCCTGGACCGCCTCCGGCCGGACGCGGTCGTCATCGTGGAAACGGAGATCTGGCCCAACTTCCTCGCGGAGTGCGCGCGGCGGGGAGTCCCCGTGGTGATCGTCAACGGTCGCCTCTCCGAACGCTCCTTCCGCGGGTACCTGCGTCTCCGCCGGTTTTTCGCGCCGGTGCTGCGCACGGTCCGGACGATCTCCGCCCAGTCGCGGGAAGACGCCGACCGGTTCATCGCCCTCGGCGCGCTGGAAGGGGCGGTGGAGGTAGGCGGAAATCTCAAGTTCGACGTTTCCCCGCCCCGGGGAGCGGCATCCACCCTTTCCGTGCTGCTCCAGTCGGAGAGGCGTTCCGGCACCCGCTGGATCGTCGCGGGATCCACGCACGAGGGGGAGGAGGCGGCGGTCCTCCGGTCATACCTCTCGGCGCGCGAGGCGAATCCCTCCCTCAAGCTCCTGCTGGCTCCCCGCCATCCCGAACGGTTCGAGCCGGTTTTCGCCCTGGCCCGCCAGGCCGGCGTGCGCGTCGCGCGCCGGACGGAGATCGCGGAAGGGGATACCGCGCTGGACGCGGAGGTGCTGCTGCTGGACACGGTGGGAGAACTCTCCAGCGCCTACGCGGCGGCGGGACTCGCGTTCGTCGGGGGGAGCCTCGTCCCGAAAGGCGGCCACAACGTGCTGGAGCCCGCGTGGCACGGGATCCCTACGGTGGTGGGGCCGCACATGGAGAATTTCCGGGAGATCGCGGCGGCGTTCCTGGCGGCAGGCGCACTGGTCCAGGTCCCGGACGAGGACGGCTTCGCCGCCGTCGTGGTCCGGTTCGCCTCCAATCCGTCCTCCTTCGAAGGTGTCGGGCGGAGAGGCCGCGAGCTTCTCGAGTCGTTCCGCGGCGCCACGGAGAAGAACGCGGCGGCGGTCCTCTCCGCGATCGGACGCGGGGGGCGAACGTGA
- the lpxB gene encoding lipid-A-disaccharide synthase, with the protein MSMKPGQKTLFLLCGEPSGEAYAARVAREFRRRHPGAPMEGIGGARLADEGVKLLLDYGGISVVGVTEVLTHLPAIRSALAAATDRVLRPDIGAVVLVDYPDFNFRVGLSAWRRGVPVIYYIPPQVWAWRTGRAKTLAKFTRGAVVLFPFEETLLRKFGVNAVFAGHPLLEELAPFLDADPDPARFGLPEGKTVVGLLPGSRPGEIEAHLPVLLSAAEEVAREHPDVHFALPVARPALRERIARRLSGTSLPLTVVDEGRHLLFRGMTAAMAVSGTVTLELALLGVPSVIVYRTSWVTYQIGRRLAKVQNVGLPNIVAGERFLPELIQDDCTAGRIAAALGGMLSDGPRRLGLRARCLSLRDRLRGPGPTGAVVDMLDREAAGAWA; encoded by the coding sequence GTGTCCATGAAACCGGGCCAGAAGACCCTGTTCCTCCTCTGCGGGGAGCCGTCGGGGGAAGCGTACGCCGCCCGGGTGGCCCGGGAGTTCCGGCGCCGCCACCCCGGCGCGCCGATGGAGGGGATCGGCGGGGCGCGGCTCGCGGACGAGGGGGTGAAGCTCCTCCTGGACTACGGCGGGATCTCGGTCGTCGGGGTGACGGAGGTCCTCACGCACCTCCCGGCGATCCGCTCCGCCCTCGCGGCCGCGACGGACCGCGTCCTGCGCCCGGACATCGGCGCCGTGGTGCTGGTGGATTACCCGGATTTCAATTTCCGGGTCGGACTTTCGGCGTGGAGGCGCGGCGTTCCCGTGATCTATTACATACCGCCGCAGGTGTGGGCCTGGCGCACGGGTCGCGCGAAGACCCTGGCGAAGTTCACGCGAGGGGCGGTCGTACTGTTCCCGTTCGAGGAGACCCTGTTGCGAAAGTTCGGCGTCAACGCGGTGTTCGCCGGCCACCCGCTCCTGGAGGAGCTTGCGCCGTTCCTCGACGCGGACCCCGATCCGGCGCGTTTCGGCCTGCCGGAGGGGAAGACGGTCGTGGGGCTGCTCCCGGGGAGCCGTCCCGGGGAGATCGAGGCGCACCTCCCGGTCCTCCTGTCCGCGGCGGAGGAGGTCGCACGGGAGCATCCGGATGTCCACTTCGCGCTGCCGGTGGCGCGCCCCGCGCTGCGGGAGCGGATCGCGCGCCGGCTGTCCGGAACTTCCCTTCCGCTGACCGTGGTGGACGAGGGGAGACACCTGCTGTTCCGCGGAATGACCGCGGCGATGGCGGTGTCCGGAACGGTCACCCTCGAGCTCGCCCTGCTGGGGGTCCCGTCGGTCATCGTCTATCGCACCTCCTGGGTGACCTACCAGATCGGCCGGCGCCTGGCGAAGGTCCAAAACGTCGGGTTGCCGAACATCGTCGCGGGGGAGCGGTTCCTCCCCGAGCTCATCCAGGACGACTGCACCGCGGGCCGGATCGCCGCGGCGCTGGGAGGAATGCTCTCCGACGGGCCGCGGCGTCTCGGGCTTCGCGCGCGGTGCCTCTCCCTGCGGGACCGGCTGCGCGGCCCGGGCCCCACGGGGGCCGTCGTGGACATGCTGGACCGGGAGGCGGCGGGCGCGTGGGCGTGA
- the bamA gene encoding outer membrane protein assembly factor BamA produces the protein MTARRIAATLLAGILWASLLAAPIRAEGFRVSAIEVRGAKRVSPDAVLKAMTTRAGQELDFARVREDVKAIYRLGYFRDVTFDAEEVPGGYRLTVVVSEKPIVGSIAIEGNKDVETTDLRAAVTVKERSLFQEEKVKESVKKLQELCQNKGFVDSVVEAAVSEDAEGALRVTFRVTEGPKLKIEKIVVTGSLFFSPKQIRKQMDTSEKGFFSFITDSGTFKKDVLENDIRKIEALYQNNGFLESKVFDPEIARGGKGLLLTIRVFEGKQFRIGEIRFAGESGMTEERLRSSVKLSTGELFNREKLLSDLLALTTLVNDEGYAQALVSPGVEKRKEYPVADVTYRFERGGKFRFGKVEVTGNTKTLDRVVRRNLEVSDGQTYTATGLKESKENLTRSSYFKDVKISTAPSATPGLMDVKVDVQEGPTGTLSGGLGYSSLDKIFGVVQLTENNLFGRGWKASLNSQFGARRTTFSLDFRDPHFLDTDFSLLLSAYKTKVRYNDFEKDSQGGRAGIGYNISRFTNASMSFRSDSTRILGISGTVPTRTVEDEIVKGLQRTRSVAFNVTRNSTDRYIDPSKGSLQAATLEYAGGPMGGDSEFVKYFLNSKAFHPVTASTVFSWNLLWGHVIPMYGGWAGGEVPLFERFFLGGPYSVRGFRSRSLSPKDRNTGELVGGNKELIMNLEYQFPLVSEIGFKGVLFADAGNSWVQGAWPANDEGLWIGYGFGVRWYSPMGPLRFEWGWNLNRPAGEPKRVMEFTIGTAF, from the coding sequence GTGACCGCCCGCCGGATCGCCGCGACGCTGCTTGCGGGAATCCTGTGGGCGTCGCTCCTTGCCGCTCCGATTCGCGCGGAGGGATTTCGCGTCTCCGCCATCGAGGTCCGGGGGGCGAAGCGGGTGTCCCCCGACGCGGTCCTCAAGGCGATGACGACCCGGGCCGGCCAGGAGCTCGATTTCGCCAGGGTGCGGGAGGACGTCAAGGCGATCTACCGCCTGGGGTATTTCCGGGACGTGACGTTCGACGCCGAGGAGGTACCGGGGGGGTACCGGCTGACCGTAGTGGTGTCCGAGAAGCCGATCGTGGGCTCGATCGCCATCGAAGGGAACAAGGACGTCGAAACGACCGACCTTCGAGCCGCCGTCACGGTGAAGGAACGGTCCCTCTTCCAGGAGGAAAAGGTAAAGGAATCCGTCAAGAAATTACAGGAACTGTGCCAAAACAAAGGGTTTGTGGATTCTGTCGTTGAGGCTGCCGTGTCGGAGGACGCCGAGGGGGCGCTCCGGGTTACGTTCCGGGTGACGGAAGGGCCGAAGCTGAAGATCGAGAAGATCGTTGTGACGGGCAGCCTCTTCTTCTCCCCGAAGCAGATCCGCAAGCAGATGGACACCTCCGAGAAGGGGTTCTTCTCCTTCATCACCGATTCCGGGACGTTCAAGAAGGACGTCCTGGAGAACGACATCCGGAAGATCGAGGCGCTCTATCAGAACAACGGGTTCCTCGAATCCAAGGTGTTCGACCCGGAGATCGCCCGGGGCGGGAAGGGACTGCTCCTCACCATCCGGGTGTTCGAGGGGAAGCAGTTCCGGATCGGCGAGATCCGGTTCGCCGGCGAATCGGGCATGACCGAGGAGAGGCTTCGTTCCTCCGTGAAGCTTTCGACCGGCGAGCTTTTCAACCGCGAAAAGCTCCTCTCCGACCTGCTCGCGTTGACCACGCTCGTGAACGACGAGGGGTACGCCCAGGCGCTGGTCTCCCCGGGGGTGGAGAAGCGGAAGGAGTACCCGGTCGCCGACGTCACCTACCGGTTCGAGCGGGGAGGGAAATTCCGGTTCGGCAAGGTGGAGGTCACCGGGAACACCAAGACCCTCGACCGCGTCGTCCGCCGGAACCTGGAGGTGTCCGACGGGCAGACGTACACCGCCACGGGCCTGAAGGAGAGCAAGGAGAACCTGACGCGGAGCTCCTACTTCAAGGACGTGAAGATCAGCACGGCTCCGTCCGCGACTCCGGGCCTGATGGACGTGAAGGTCGACGTGCAGGAAGGGCCCACGGGCACCCTGTCGGGCGGGCTCGGATACAGCTCGCTCGACAAGATCTTCGGGGTGGTGCAGCTGACCGAGAACAACCTGTTCGGCCGCGGCTGGAAGGCGTCGCTCAACTCTCAGTTCGGCGCGCGCCGCACGACCTTCTCACTCGATTTCCGCGATCCGCACTTCCTCGACACCGACTTCTCGCTGCTGCTCTCCGCGTACAAGACGAAGGTGCGGTACAACGATTTCGAGAAGGACTCCCAGGGGGGAAGGGCCGGCATCGGGTACAACATCAGCCGCTTCACCAACGCGAGCATGAGCTTCCGGAGCGACTCCACGCGGATCCTGGGGATCTCCGGAACGGTGCCGACCCGGACGGTGGAGGACGAGATCGTGAAGGGGCTGCAGCGGACGCGGAGCGTGGCCTTCAACGTGACCCGGAACAGCACCGACCGGTACATCGATCCCTCGAAGGGATCCCTGCAGGCCGCCACCCTGGAATACGCGGGCGGGCCGATGGGCGGGGACAGCGAGTTCGTGAAATATTTCCTGAACTCGAAGGCGTTCCACCCGGTCACCGCCTCCACGGTCTTCTCCTGGAACCTGCTGTGGGGGCACGTGATCCCCATGTACGGCGGCTGGGCCGGAGGAGAAGTGCCCCTGTTCGAACGGTTCTTCCTCGGAGGCCCCTACAGCGTCCGCGGCTTCCGCTCCCGGTCCCTCTCCCCGAAGGACCGGAACACGGGGGAGCTGGTCGGAGGGAACAAGGAACTGATCATGAACCTGGAGTACCAGTTCCCGCTCGTCTCCGAGATCGGGTTCAAGGGCGTGCTGTTCGCCGACGCCGGGAACTCCTGGGTGCAGGGCGCGTGGCCCGCGAACGACGAGGGGCTGTGGATCGGGTACGGATTCGGCGTCCGGTGGTACTCCCCGATGGGGCCGCTCCGGTTCGAGTGGGGCTGGAACCTGAACCGGCCGGCCGGGGAGCCGAAACGGGTGATGGAGTTCACGATCGGAACGGCATTTTAA